From the Cohaesibacter sp. ES.047 genome, one window contains:
- the larB gene encoding nickel pincer cofactor biosynthesis protein LarB yields the protein MEVNLDLERRKRIGLEEAIYCEGKTASQVDEICKSAMERGCRLLLTRLCESKLSDLSEPVQSALAYEVKSRTAILGALETLAPARVAVVSGGTSDVGVCREVVRTLNYHGFGCDEYYDLGVAGLWRLMDRLDDLRQYSVLIAAAGMEAALPTVLSGLVAAPVIALPTSIGYGVSEGGHVALQSCLASCSGSLLTVNIDNGFGAACAAIKIISIKA from the coding sequence ATGGAAGTGAACCTCGACCTTGAGCGACGCAAGCGGATCGGCCTCGAGGAGGCGATCTATTGCGAAGGAAAAACGGCATCTCAGGTAGATGAGATCTGCAAGAGTGCGATGGAGCGCGGCTGTCGACTGCTGCTGACCCGCCTTTGCGAGAGCAAGCTCTCGGACCTGTCCGAGCCCGTGCAATCGGCGTTGGCCTACGAAGTTAAGTCCCGGACGGCTATCCTCGGGGCGCTGGAAACCCTTGCTCCGGCTCGTGTTGCCGTCGTCTCTGGCGGTACATCGGATGTCGGCGTTTGCCGCGAGGTGGTCCGCACTCTCAATTATCATGGATTTGGCTGTGATGAATATTATGACCTCGGGGTCGCCGGTCTCTGGCGCCTGATGGACCGCTTGGACGATCTGCGTCAATATTCGGTCCTGATTGCCGCTGCCGGTATGGAAGCTGCCTTGCCAACAGTGCTCAGCGGGCTTGTCGCTGCCCCTGTGATCGCCTTGCCAACCTCGATCGGCTATGGCGTGTCCGAAGGCGGCCATGTGGCCTTGCAGTCCTGCCTTGCCAGCTGTTCCGGCAGTCTTCTGACCGTCAACATCGACAATGGCTTCGGCGCTGCCTGTGCCGCCATCAAAATAATCTCCATAAAGGCCTAG
- a CDS encoding IS481 family transposase: MGQVLHGSATTTEAVRRAIQNSQESLRVLSKRYGINQKTVVKWKTRTSQADLRTGPKEPRSTVLSRQEEATIVAFRRHTLLPLDDCLYALQPTIPHLTRSSLHRCLQRHGVSRLPSVEGDKQPKKRFKSYPIGYFHIDIAQVQTAEGKLYLFVAIDRTSKYAFVELYTKAGKMNAAQFLRNLVATVPYTIHTVLTDNGIQFTNRSRDLHEFQHIFDRVCTGNGIEHRLTKVKHPWTNGQVERMNRTIKDATVKRFHYDDHEQLQKHLAVFIDAYNFARRLKTLRGLTPYEFICKKWTEDPERFKMNPIHQIPGPNI; the protein is encoded by the coding sequence ATGGGCCAAGTTCTACACGGCAGCGCCACGACGACAGAGGCAGTCCGTCGAGCAATACAAAATAGTCAAGAGAGCCTGAGAGTGCTTTCCAAGCGATACGGCATCAATCAGAAAACGGTCGTCAAGTGGAAGACGCGCACCTCACAAGCGGACTTAAGAACCGGACCGAAGGAGCCACGTTCGACTGTGCTTTCGCGGCAAGAAGAAGCGACCATTGTCGCCTTCCGCAGGCATACCTTGTTGCCTCTCGACGACTGCCTTTATGCACTCCAGCCGACAATCCCGCATCTGACGCGCTCTTCACTGCACAGATGCCTGCAACGACACGGAGTTTCGCGACTACCGAGTGTCGAAGGCGACAAGCAGCCAAAGAAGCGTTTCAAGAGCTATCCGATCGGCTATTTCCATATCGATATTGCCCAGGTACAGACAGCTGAAGGCAAGCTCTATCTCTTTGTGGCTATTGACCGGACTTCCAAGTATGCCTTCGTTGAACTCTATACCAAGGCAGGAAAGATGAATGCTGCACAGTTCCTGCGCAATCTGGTCGCCACTGTGCCCTATACCATCCATACTGTTCTGACCGACAATGGCATCCAGTTCACCAATCGGTCTCGCGATCTCCATGAGTTCCAGCACATCTTTGACCGGGTCTGCACTGGAAACGGCATTGAACACCGCCTGACAAAAGTGAAGCACCCATGGACCAACGGTCAGGTCGAGAGGATGAACCGGACTATTAAGGATGCCACCGTCAAACGGTTCCATTACGACGATCACGAGCAACTCCAGAAGCATCTGGCTGTTTTCATAGATGCCTACAACTTCGCTAGACGATTGAAGACGCTAAGGGGCCTGACCCCATACGAATTTATCTGCAAAAAGTGGACAGAGGATCCGGAAAGATTCAAAATGAATCCGATCCATCAAATCCCGGGACCGAACATCTAG
- a CDS encoding adenine nucleotide alpha hydrolase, producing the protein MSEAKVEKLISILRDMEECSVAVSGGVDSMTLSFLAHRELGSRATMVHAISPAVPKEATERVSFYAQKEGWNLRVVNAGEMSNEDYLANPVNRCYFCKSSLYGTINNLDAGNVISGTNMDDLSDFRPGLLAAKESRVRHPFVEAGISKAELRQIAADFKLADLAQLPSSPCLASRVQTGIRINARDLGLIERIETFVRSQVVATNIRCRLVDEGFRIEIDQPIFDAISEQEKSDLIGSISHAVADIGDHEQILIAAYRQGSAFNRIATWK; encoded by the coding sequence ATGAGTGAAGCAAAAGTTGAAAAACTGATTTCCATTCTGCGTGACATGGAAGAATGCTCCGTTGCGGTCAGTGGAGGCGTCGACAGCATGACGCTGTCCTTCCTTGCCCATCGGGAGCTTGGCTCTCGAGCCACCATGGTGCATGCCATCTCGCCAGCCGTACCCAAAGAAGCAACGGAGCGGGTGAGCTTCTATGCGCAGAAAGAGGGCTGGAACCTCCGTGTTGTAAATGCCGGAGAAATGTCCAACGAGGACTATCTGGCCAATCCGGTGAACCGTTGCTATTTCTGCAAGAGCAGCCTTTACGGCACGATCAACAATCTGGATGCAGGCAATGTCATTTCCGGCACCAACATGGATGACCTCAGCGACTTCCGCCCTGGTCTGCTCGCGGCCAAGGAGAGCAGGGTGCGCCATCCCTTTGTGGAGGCGGGCATCAGCAAGGCGGAGCTGCGCCAGATCGCTGCCGACTTCAAGCTGGCCGATCTGGCCCAACTGCCATCCTCTCCGTGTCTTGCCAGCCGTGTTCAGACGGGCATTCGCATAAATGCGCGTGATCTGGGGCTGATCGAGCGTATCGAAACCTTTGTACGCAGTCAGGTCGTTGCGACCAACATCCGGTGTCGTCTGGTCGACGAGGGCTTTCGCATCGAGATCGACCAGCCGATCTTTGATGCGATCAGCGAACAGGAAAAGTCCGATCTTATCGGCTCGATCAGTCATGCCGTTGCCGACATCGGCGACCATGAACAGATTTTGATTGCCGCCTATCGTCAGGGTAGCGCCTTTAACCGGATTGCGACATGGAAGTGA
- a CDS encoding lactate racemase domain-containing protein → MKTVNFEYGSGFMPAQLPDSADIFIPGETVKDPEHLADPVAATREAILTPIGMPPIAEAVKKGSKVAIVFPDRVKGGFHETAHRRVSIPIILEECLKAGVNKSDIMLICSNGLHRKNTEQELRSILGPDVFNAYYWEGQVVNHDSEDWDNLVDLGRNEYGDKVVMNKTVFDADLAVMIGHTLGNPYGGYSGGYKHTATGITNWECIASHHIPRVMHRDDFTPVSSQSLMRHKFDQIGKWMEKCMGKKFFTCDAVLNTFGQQLAVYAGGCEDIQPLCFAVADKRTYVNWATKKYDIMLFGMPQNFHYGNGHGTNPILMMQAIAAQIIRHKRIMSDNCVLICSSLCNGYFHDEEFPSYRKLFDLFQTDYCNTLVDLNKHIEYIARDEEMIKKYRFNYGYHPFHGFSMTSCGHIAEMNTKAVYVVGAQEPGLARAMGMKTRATFEEALTDAVRYTGENPSILALPEAFTRAAMHLGRKK, encoded by the coding sequence ATGAAAACCGTAAATTTCGAATATGGATCGGGCTTCATGCCTGCCCAGCTGCCTGACAGTGCAGACATCTTCATTCCCGGCGAAACCGTCAAGGATCCTGAACATCTCGCCGACCCTGTTGCGGCGACCCGTGAAGCCATCCTCACTCCCATCGGCATGCCTCCCATCGCCGAAGCCGTGAAAAAGGGCTCGAAAGTCGCCATCGTTTTCCCCGACCGGGTAAAGGGCGGCTTCCATGAGACAGCGCATCGGCGCGTCTCGATCCCCATTATTCTCGAAGAATGCCTGAAGGCAGGTGTCAACAAGAGCGACATCATGCTGATCTGCAGCAACGGCCTACATCGCAAAAACACCGAGCAGGAACTGCGCAGCATCCTTGGCCCAGATGTTTTCAACGCCTATTACTGGGAAGGCCAGGTGGTCAACCACGACAGTGAGGACTGGGACAATCTGGTCGATCTGGGGCGCAATGAGTATGGCGACAAGGTCGTGATGAACAAGACGGTGTTCGACGCCGACCTTGCGGTCATGATCGGTCACACTCTCGGCAACCCCTACGGCGGCTATTCTGGCGGCTACAAACATACCGCAACCGGCATCACCAACTGGGAATGCATTGCCTCCCATCACATCCCGCGCGTCATGCACCGGGACGACTTCACACCGGTTTCCAGCCAGAGCCTGATGCGCCACAAGTTCGACCAGATCGGCAAGTGGATGGAAAAATGCATGGGCAAGAAGTTCTTCACCTGTGATGCCGTGCTCAACACCTTCGGCCAGCAGCTGGCCGTCTATGCCGGTGGGTGCGAAGACATCCAGCCGCTTTGCTTTGCGGTCGCCGACAAACGCACCTATGTGAACTGGGCAACCAAGAAATACGACATCATGCTGTTCGGCATGCCGCAGAACTTCCACTACGGCAATGGTCACGGCACAAACCCGATCCTGATGATGCAGGCGATCGCCGCCCAGATCATCCGTCACAAGCGGATCATGAGCGACAACTGCGTGCTGATCTGCTCATCCCTTTGCAACGGCTACTTCCATGACGAGGAATTCCCGTCCTATCGCAAGCTGTTCGATCTGTTCCAGACCGACTATTGCAACACTCTGGTCGATCTCAACAAGCACATCGAATATATCGCGCGCGATGAGGAGATGATCAAGAAATACCGCTTCAATTACGGCTACCACCCGTTCCACGGCTTCTCGATGACCTCCTGCGGTCATATCGCTGAAATGAACACCAAGGCTGTCTATGTGGTCGGTGCGCAGGAGCCGGGTCTGGCACGTGCCATGGGCATGAAAACCCGCGCCACCTTCGAAGAGGCCCTGACGGATGCGGTCCGCTATACCGGTGAGAATCCGAGCATTCTGGCACTGCCAGAAGCTTTCACCCGTGCCGCGATGCATCTTGGTAGAAAGAAATAG
- a CDS encoding IlvD/Edd family dehydratase yields the protein MSSETNKKQLSELRSQRWFEGPAIRQWAHRQRTQQMGMRREEFLGKPVIGIINTWSDMSPCHAHLRDRAEAVKRGVWQAGGYPVELPALSVGEVLVKPTTMLYRNFLAMETEELLRSHPIDGCVLLGGCDKSGPGLLMGAISMNVPTIFCPAGTMSNDQWRGIPCGAGTHTKKFWNDLQTGKITSDDWVDLEQHMTRSVGTCNTMGTASTMTSIIDAMGLSKTGASSTPAADAAHPRMASWCGSRIVEMVWEDLKPSDIITPESLANGIVTYMALGGSTNAAVHLIAMAARANVPLTLDDLSKHAVGIPVLANLFPTGDRFMEDLWFAGGLPALMNQLGDRIHKGCITVEGRTIGESIKDAPIWDDYVIRSMDNPVVPIERGVTLKVLHGNIAPDGAVIKTSAADPNKALHRGPALVFDDHGEMNRCINDPDLNVTADTVLILRNAGPVGGPGMPEWGNLPIPKKLVDQGVTDIVRICDGRMSGTHYGTCVLHVAPEAAVGGPLALVENGDIIKLDINAGRIDVEVDDEELARRRTAWKKPESPYSRSFAALYQQHVSQADKGCDFGFLEGTDPVPEPVIY from the coding sequence ATGAGCTCTGAGACAAACAAAAAGCAACTTTCCGAGCTGCGATCCCAGCGCTGGTTTGAAGGCCCCGCGATCCGCCAGTGGGCGCACCGTCAAAGAACCCAGCAGATGGGAATGCGCCGGGAAGAATTCCTTGGCAAACCGGTGATCGGTATCATCAACACCTGGAGCGACATGAGCCCTTGCCATGCCCACCTGCGCGACCGTGCCGAAGCAGTGAAGCGGGGGGTCTGGCAAGCCGGTGGCTACCCGGTCGAATTACCTGCTCTGTCTGTTGGTGAAGTGCTCGTCAAGCCTACGACGATGCTCTACCGGAACTTCCTCGCCATGGAAACCGAGGAGCTTTTGCGATCCCATCCCATTGACGGTTGCGTTCTGCTCGGCGGTTGTGACAAGTCCGGGCCGGGGCTGTTGATGGGTGCCATTTCCATGAATGTGCCAACGATTTTCTGCCCGGCCGGTACTATGTCGAATGATCAGTGGCGTGGCATTCCTTGTGGTGCAGGCACCCACACCAAGAAATTCTGGAATGATTTGCAGACCGGCAAGATCACATCGGACGATTGGGTTGATCTCGAACAGCACATGACGCGCTCGGTCGGCACCTGCAACACCATGGGAACCGCATCGACGATGACCTCGATCATCGATGCCATGGGATTGAGCAAGACCGGAGCGTCCTCCACGCCAGCCGCAGACGCAGCCCATCCGCGCATGGCCTCCTGGTGCGGCTCTCGCATCGTCGAGATGGTGTGGGAAGATCTCAAGCCCAGCGATATCATCACGCCCGAAAGCCTGGCCAACGGTATCGTCACCTATATGGCGCTTGGCGGATCCACCAACGCCGCGGTCCACCTGATCGCCATGGCCGCCCGGGCCAATGTGCCGCTGACCCTTGATGATTTGTCAAAACATGCGGTCGGCATTCCCGTTCTTGCCAACCTGTTCCCGACCGGTGACCGCTTCATGGAGGATCTCTGGTTCGCCGGTGGTCTGCCCGCTCTGATGAACCAGCTTGGGGATCGGATTCACAAGGGCTGCATCACTGTCGAGGGCCGCACGATTGGCGAGTCTATCAAGGACGCCCCGATCTGGGACGACTATGTGATCCGCAGCATGGACAATCCCGTTGTGCCGATCGAGAGAGGTGTCACGCTGAAGGTCCTGCACGGCAACATCGCGCCGGACGGAGCGGTGATCAAGACCTCCGCTGCGGACCCCAACAAGGCTTTACATCGCGGACCGGCACTGGTCTTTGACGATCATGGCGAGATGAACCGCTGCATCAATGATCCCGATCTCAATGTGACTGCGGACACGGTCCTGATCCTTAGAAACGCTGGGCCGGTTGGCGGTCCTGGCATGCCTGAATGGGGCAACCTGCCCATTCCGAAAAAGCTGGTCGATCAGGGCGTGACGGACATCGTCAGGATCTGCGATGGCCGCATGAGCGGGACGCATTACGGCACCTGCGTGCTCCATGTGGCCCCCGAAGCCGCAGTGGGCGGCCCGCTGGCACTCGTTGAGAATGGCGACATCATCAAGCTCGACATCAACGCCGGACGCATTGATGTGGAAGTCGACGACGAGGAACTCGCTCGCCGACGTACAGCTTGGAAAAAGCCGGAAAGCCCTTACTCCCGTTCATTCGCCGCGCTCTATCAGCAGCATGTCAGTCAAGCGGACAAAGGCTGTGATTTCGGCTTTCTGGAAGGAACCGATCCGGTTCCCGAACCAGTGATCTACTAA
- a CDS encoding triose-phosphate isomerase family protein, which yields MKKEILINLKRFEVHRDKGGVCDVANPGEWIIQTVAGILAKGFGQSDDYNLTIFVPDVLLPFALEKAWAVPAKSKPYFAIGSQSCHYADVAKGRNFGAFTSHNIASTQAAIGAKASIIGHCEDRNGLRFAMEQFAGEKGMKDAGFDARANETVSAIIGKKMVCARAAGMCAVLCIGETAVQQGEGPLEAQKPRIEAVLRTQLQKGLSEVAGTLDPESVIIAYEPVWAIGPGKTPPDEAYVAYVSAFIKEATKEILGFPAKVVYGGGLKSDNAAMLAGINTLDGGLIALTNFTPPIGFDVDELERILKLYTA from the coding sequence ATGAAAAAAGAGATCCTGATCAACCTCAAGCGTTTCGAAGTTCACCGGGACAAGGGCGGCGTCTGCGACGTCGCCAATCCGGGCGAATGGATTATCCAGACCGTGGCAGGCATTCTTGCCAAGGGTTTCGGTCAATCCGACGACTATAATCTCACGATCTTCGTGCCCGATGTATTGTTGCCCTTCGCCCTTGAAAAGGCTTGGGCGGTACCTGCGAAATCGAAGCCATATTTCGCCATCGGCTCCCAGAGCTGCCACTATGCAGACGTTGCCAAGGGCAGAAATTTTGGCGCTTTCACCTCTCACAACATCGCCTCCACCCAGGCGGCAATCGGTGCTAAGGCAAGCATCATCGGCCATTGCGAGGACCGCAATGGTCTGCGCTTTGCCATGGAGCAGTTCGCCGGAGAAAAAGGCATGAAGGATGCGGGCTTTGATGCCCGCGCCAACGAAACCGTAAGTGCCATCATCGGCAAGAAGATGGTCTGCGCACGCGCCGCTGGCATGTGTGCCGTTCTCTGCATCGGCGAGACCGCCGTGCAACAGGGTGAGGGCCCGCTCGAAGCGCAGAAGCCGCGTATCGAGGCCGTCCTGCGCACCCAGTTACAGAAAGGTCTGTCAGAGGTTGCTGGTACGCTTGATCCCGAGAGTGTGATCATTGCCTACGAGCCGGTCTGGGCCATTGGACCGGGCAAGACACCCCCCGATGAAGCCTATGTTGCCTATGTCTCGGCCTTCATCAAGGAGGCCACGAAAGAGATTTTGGGCTTCCCGGCAAAGGTTGTCTATGGCGGCGGACTGAAGAGCGACAACGCAGCCATGCTTGCGGGTATCAATACCCTCGACGGCGGCCTGATCGCCCTCACAAACTTTACGCCGCCCATCGGCTTTGATGTCGATGAGTTGGAGCGGATTTTGAAGCTCTACACGGCATAA
- a CDS encoding SulP family inorganic anion transporter, whose protein sequence is MTSSILSNLSLRRPWYSMVNGKSLRADAIAGFTNAAIVLPQGVAFAVIAGLPPEYGLYTAMITPVIAALWGSSMIMVSGPTTAISAVLFAAVSQLAPAGTPAYVDFALVLTVMVGIFQLIGGLCRLGALISFISQSVMVGFTAATAVLIGASQLGGAFGLSVPKGGGVVGQLGGFVEQVADFSPVALTISLSTFATLLICNRISKRLPIYLIALAVGIGVGELVDARANGIAMFSALPSITPTFSMPGFSIQNIALLTSSAVSIAFIGLLGTISIGRSFAMRRGERYDANQDIVGQGLSNIVGGFVQCYAGAGSFTRSALNAESGARTPISAVFAAVFLMGLLFLVAPMATRIPVPAMAGIILYVAYRLVSLDEIRHIVSSSRSETMILAVTFVTGVTTNLQACIAAGVIASLMAFILRSAKPNVAALAPATFHGRRQLRDTAAYPLRQCPQILILRVEGSLFFGSVETIEREFRYLERQHSSPTVKVLVLHGVGHIDMSMADLLVEEIKKTRARGGDYHIITNYDRLIATLRRMHVLDILGEDKLHASKSDALEIMAAEADPSRCSTCKVRCFLECASKPAPVGVLPMCEPPKIDELKSGPLQPEKVGLHFSRLFGD, encoded by the coding sequence ATGACCAGCTCGATCCTATCCAATTTGTCTTTGCGTCGTCCGTGGTACAGCATGGTCAATGGCAAGAGTCTGCGAGCGGACGCGATTGCGGGCTTCACCAACGCTGCGATTGTTCTGCCGCAAGGTGTGGCCTTTGCGGTGATTGCGGGCCTGCCACCGGAATACGGACTCTACACGGCCATGATCACACCGGTCATCGCGGCGCTTTGGGGATCATCGATGATTATGGTCTCTGGCCCGACGACGGCGATATCGGCTGTTTTGTTCGCTGCGGTGTCCCAGTTGGCCCCGGCCGGAACTCCTGCCTATGTCGATTTCGCGCTTGTGTTGACTGTGATGGTCGGCATCTTCCAGCTGATTGGTGGCCTTTGCCGCCTAGGTGCACTGATTTCCTTCATTTCGCAATCTGTCATGGTCGGCTTTACTGCCGCAACCGCCGTTCTGATCGGGGCATCCCAGCTTGGTGGCGCTTTTGGTCTCTCGGTTCCAAAAGGTGGAGGCGTGGTCGGACAGCTTGGCGGATTTGTGGAACAGGTCGCTGATTTTTCACCCGTGGCCCTCACAATCTCCCTCAGCACCTTCGCTACGCTTCTGATCTGCAACAGGATCAGTAAGAGATTACCCATCTACCTCATTGCCCTTGCGGTCGGCATTGGTGTAGGGGAGTTGGTCGATGCCCGGGCGAATGGCATTGCGATGTTCTCGGCGTTGCCTTCCATCACGCCGACCTTCTCCATGCCCGGCTTTTCCATTCAGAATATCGCTCTGCTGACGTCCAGCGCCGTATCCATCGCCTTTATCGGATTGCTCGGGACCATCAGTATCGGTCGTTCCTTTGCGATGCGGCGCGGTGAACGGTATGATGCCAATCAGGACATCGTCGGTCAGGGCCTGTCCAACATCGTTGGCGGCTTTGTCCAGTGTTATGCAGGGGCAGGGTCCTTCACGCGGTCAGCGCTCAATGCCGAATCCGGTGCCAGAACTCCAATTTCAGCCGTTTTCGCAGCCGTCTTCCTGATGGGCCTGCTGTTTCTTGTTGCCCCGATGGCGACCCGCATTCCCGTTCCGGCAATGGCGGGCATAATTCTCTACGTTGCCTACCGCTTGGTTAGTCTGGACGAAATCCGGCATATTGTCAGCTCAAGTCGCAGCGAGACGATGATCCTCGCCGTGACATTCGTCACTGGCGTGACGACCAATCTTCAAGCCTGCATCGCTGCCGGTGTGATCGCATCCCTCATGGCGTTCATCCTTCGCAGTGCCAAGCCCAATGTCGCCGCACTGGCACCGGCAACCTTCCATGGTCGCCGACAGCTGCGCGATACGGCTGCCTATCCACTTCGTCAATGCCCGCAAATCCTGATCCTGCGCGTGGAAGGCTCTCTTTTCTTCGGATCGGTCGAAACCATCGAACGCGAGTTCCGTTATCTGGAACGGCAACATTCAAGCCCGACTGTTAAGGTTCTGGTGCTGCATGGGGTCGGGCATATCGATATGTCGATGGCGGACCTGCTGGTCGAAGAAATCAAGAAGACCCGTGCAAGAGGGGGCGATTATCACATCATCACCAATTATGATCGCCTGATCGCCACCTTGCGGCGGATGCACGTGCTGGACATTCTGGGGGAAGACAAGCTCCATGCTTCCAAATCGGATGCTCTGGAAATTATGGCGGCTGAAGCGGATCCTTCGCGGTGTTCCACTTGCAAGGTGCGATGCTTCCTCGAATGTGCCAGCAAGCCGGCACCCGTCGGCGTGCTGCCGATGTGTGAGCCGCCGAAAATCGACGAGCTTAAAAGTGGACCCCTTCAACCCGAAAAGGTCGGTTTGCATTTCAGCCGCCTGTTTGGCGACTGA
- a CDS encoding LarC family nickel insertion protein, whose product MHIHLDVSGGIAGDMFTAALLDAQPDYAEPLLKMLRSLDIVPKPDILLTRTSDGVLCGHHFDVVLPEKQYRTERKAADADNVTDTAKGHHHNHHHHHDDGPSLGHHDADGHHDHAHAHHHDHHHRDWRTIRVWLKALPIDQETRFHALGIFALLAQAEATVHGVDVEDVQFHEVGAWDTIVDTLAASWLIARLHPVRWSASKLPWGGGMIKTDHGLLPSPAPATMQLLKGFEFRDDGIPGERITPTGAAILAWLKPDQASAVGVLSAVGHGFGTRKLPGMSNILRASLLETASKAHGDEIMVLECDIDDQSPEALAVGLETLRADEGVIDVTQSCGFGKKGRMTISLRLLAKLGHERSVADRIFAETTTLGIRCHQVERFTLTRGLVKSGVDNVQAKWVERPGIGKTLKVEMDDLAANGSDHHHREAVRRLVEQDVERALNDE is encoded by the coding sequence ATGCATATACATCTTGATGTCAGCGGGGGCATAGCAGGCGATATGTTTACGGCCGCGCTTCTGGATGCGCAGCCTGACTACGCCGAGCCCCTGTTGAAGATGCTTCGGTCCCTCGACATCGTGCCCAAGCCGGATATTCTTTTGACCCGCACCTCGGACGGGGTGCTGTGTGGTCACCACTTCGACGTCGTTCTGCCGGAAAAGCAGTACCGCACGGAGAGGAAGGCAGCGGATGCTGACAATGTGACAGATACGGCCAAGGGGCATCACCACAACCATCATCACCACCATGATGATGGTCCTAGTCTTGGCCATCACGACGCAGACGGGCATCATGATCACGCTCATGCCCATCATCACGACCACCACCATCGTGACTGGCGTACCATCAGAGTCTGGCTCAAGGCGCTGCCGATCGATCAGGAAACACGTTTCCATGCATTGGGGATCTTCGCCCTCCTGGCGCAGGCCGAGGCGACGGTGCATGGCGTGGACGTCGAGGATGTCCAGTTTCATGAAGTCGGGGCTTGGGACACAATCGTTGACACTCTTGCGGCCAGTTGGCTGATTGCCCGGTTGCATCCGGTACGCTGGAGTGCATCGAAGCTGCCGTGGGGTGGGGGCATGATCAAGACCGATCACGGTCTGCTCCCGTCACCAGCACCGGCGACGATGCAACTGCTCAAGGGCTTCGAATTCCGCGATGACGGCATCCCCGGAGAGCGCATCACACCGACGGGAGCGGCGATCCTTGCATGGCTCAAGCCTGATCAGGCGAGCGCCGTTGGTGTTCTCTCTGCCGTCGGACACGGGTTTGGAACCCGAAAACTCCCCGGAATGAGCAACATCCTTCGGGCCTCGTTGCTTGAAACCGCTTCAAAGGCCCATGGTGACGAGATCATGGTGCTGGAATGCGACATTGACGACCAGAGCCCCGAAGCTTTGGCTGTCGGACTGGAAACCTTGCGCGCCGATGAGGGCGTGATTGATGTCACCCAATCCTGCGGCTTCGGCAAAAAGGGCCGCATGACCATCTCCCTGCGCCTTCTGGCCAAGCTCGGCCATGAACGGTCCGTGGCAGACAGGATCTTTGCCGAGACAACGACCCTTGGCATTCGCTGCCATCAGGTCGAGCGGTTCACCTTGACCCGCGGTCTGGTGAAGTCCGGTGTGGACAATGTTCAGGCCAAGTGGGTCGAGCGCCCGGGAATTGGCAAGACCCTTAAGGTGGAGATGGATGATCTGGCAGCCAACGGCAGCGATCACCACCACCGGGAAGCCGTGCGCCGATTGGTGGAGCAGGATGTAGAAAGGGCATTGAACGATGAGTGA
- a CDS encoding HpcH/HpaI aldolase/citrate lyase family protein, whose amino-acid sequence MNNFQQAIQHQRAVPIGTWLMTGAASPIEAMGYCGFDFLVVDAEHSPLTIADFAEILRALEPTPSMPLVRLAWNDQVMIKQALDVGAGSIMVPFVESVEEAKAAVSAARYAPVGHRGVAGVHRASRYGSKPNYFANANDETCLIVQLETPNALSELEQIATVEGVDGIFIGPGDLAASMGHIGQIGHPDVQAALADAAARAKALNVPVGVVGPTPEMVRGFIEMGFSYAAVASDLAFMTSGARAAAAAIRGGAATSAPAASSSGY is encoded by the coding sequence ATGAACAACTTTCAGCAAGCGATTCAGCATCAGAGAGCCGTTCCAATCGGCACCTGGTTGATGACGGGCGCCGCAAGCCCGATTGAGGCAATGGGCTACTGTGGCTTCGATTTTCTGGTCGTCGATGCAGAGCATTCTCCCCTGACGATTGCCGATTTTGCCGAGATCCTGCGCGCGCTGGAGCCAACTCCCTCAATGCCGCTGGTCCGGCTGGCATGGAATGATCAGGTGATGATCAAACAGGCTCTGGACGTCGGAGCCGGATCGATCATGGTTCCCTTTGTGGAATCCGTCGAGGAAGCCAAGGCTGCTGTTTCGGCAGCACGCTATGCGCCGGTCGGACACCGCGGTGTTGCCGGGGTTCATCGTGCATCCCGATATGGCAGCAAGCCGAACTATTTTGCCAATGCAAACGATGAGACCTGCCTGATCGTTCAGCTCGAGACGCCCAATGCCCTGTCCGAGCTGGAACAGATCGCGACGGTTGAGGGCGTGGACGGGATCTTTATCGGCCCGGGCGATCTCGCCGCATCCATGGGCCACATCGGTCAAATCGGTCATCCGGACGTGCAGGCGGCGCTTGCCGATGCGGCTGCAAGGGCCAAGGCTTTGAACGTTCCCGTCGGTGTTGTCGGTCCGACCCCTGAGATGGTGCGCGGCTTCATCGAGATGGGCTTCAGCTACGCCGCGGTTGCCTCCGATCTTGCCTTCATGACTTCGGGTGCGCGAGCGGCTGCGGCTGCCATTCGTGGAGGTGCGGCCACAAGTGCTCCAGCCGCATCGAGCTCCGGGTATTAA